Proteins found in one Muntiacus reevesi chromosome 2, mMunRee1.1, whole genome shotgun sequence genomic segment:
- the OR2AE1 gene encoding olfactory receptor 2AE1 — MNSTEKEGRHPQKRMNDIYYSSRCWAEGGQTWPRNQSSPADFVLEGLFDDSLAHLFLFSLTTVVFLIAVSGNTLTLLLIRADPRLHTPMYLLLSQLSLMDLMHVSTTIPKMATNSLSDQKSISFVGCATQHFLYLTLGGAECLLLAFMSYDRYVAICHPLRYAVLMNRKVTLMMAATSWLGASLNFLIYTASLMHFPFYGPRQIHHFYCEFPAVVKLVCGDIPVYEAAVYVSTLLLLLLPILLVSASYVCILHSVIQMRAAGSKRNAFATCSSHLAVVSLWFGAGILSYMRPRSQRPPLHDTVGSVFYSIVTPTLNPLIYTLRNKDVAKALRRVLGRDLITQRSQVQLS, encoded by the exons ATGAACAGCACGGAGAAAGAAGGCCGGCATCCACAGAAGAG GATGAACGACATTTACTACAGTTCCCGTTGCT gggctgagggagggcaGACGTGGCCGAGGAATCAGTCCTCTCCGGCAGACTTCGTCCTGGAAGGGCTCTTTGATGACTCTCTCGCtcaccttttccttttctccttgaccACGGTGGTCTTCCTTATTGCCGTGAGTGGCAACACCCTCACCCTTCTCCTCATCCGTGCTGATCCCCGGCTTCATACACCCATGTACCTCCTCCTCAGCCAGCTCTCCCTCATGGATCTGATGCACGTCTCTACAACCATCCCCAAGATGGCGACCAACTCCCTATCTGACCAGAAGTCCATCTCCTTTGTGGGCTGTGCGACCCAGCACTTCCTCTATCTGACTCTGGGTGGGGCGGAGTGTCTTCTCCTAGCTTTCATGTCCTACGACCGCTATGTTGCCATCTGTCACCCACTGCGCTACGCCGTTCTCATGAACAGAAAGGTGACGCTAATGATGGCTGCCACGTCTTGGTTGGGAGCGTCCCTGAATTTCCTAATTTACACGGCTAGCTTGATGCACTTCCCTTTCTATGGGCCTCGACAAATCCACCACTTCTACTGTGAGTTTCCAGCTGTTGTGAAGTTGGTATGTGGAGACATCCCCGTGTATGAGGCCGCAGTGTACGTCagcaccctcctcctcctcctcctccccatcctcttGGTTTCTGCATCCTATGTCTGCATCCTCCACAGTGTCATTCAGATGCGTGCAGCTGGGAGCAAGAGAAATGCCTTTGCCACTTGCAGCTCTCACCTCGCTGTGGTTTCCCTCTGGTTTGGTGCTGGCATCTTGTCATATATGAGGCCCAGGTCCCAGCGCCCTCCACTGCACGACACAGTTGGTTCTGTGTTCTACAGCATCGTCACTCCCACACTGAATCCGTTGATTTATACTCTCCGGAATAAGGATGTAGCTAAGGCTCTGAGGAGGGTGCTGGGGAGAGACCTGATCACTCAAAGATCGCAAGTGCAGTTATCCTGA